One genomic region from Anabaena sp. PCC 7108 encodes:
- a CDS encoding glycosyltransferase family 4 protein, with translation MRIIHILNHVQEIGNGIVNVAVDIACLQAKNGHDVAVISGGGEYETLLYKFGVKHYEIDQSRNPNNIIKAAVAYRKIVQQFQPDIVHAHMMTGIVLASILRLKNRYALISTVHNEFQRSSLLMGLADRVIAVSQAVKTSMVQRGIPENKLRVVRNGTLGSPRTRKISDYQPLNLQRPAIATVAGMYTRKGITELIAAFEQIAPEFPEGHLYLVGNGPDREMFAAQAQATSVSNRIHFEGFQPEPQCYLLACDIFVLASHRDPCPLVLSEAREAGVAIVATEVDGIPEALDNGEAGILVPAKDSQALAGELVKLLSKPDTLQEWKYRAKQNLDWLNIARVHEETLAVYRELV, from the coding sequence GTAGCTGTAATTTCTGGTGGGGGAGAGTATGAAACATTATTATACAAATTTGGTGTCAAACACTACGAAATAGACCAAAGTCGGAACCCGAACAATATTATTAAAGCAGCAGTAGCTTATCGGAAAATTGTACAACAGTTTCAGCCCGATATTGTTCATGCTCATATGATGACTGGGATAGTTTTAGCAAGTATCTTAAGACTAAAAAATAGATATGCTTTAATTTCCACAGTACATAATGAATTTCAACGTTCTAGCTTATTAATGGGTTTAGCAGATAGAGTCATTGCTGTTAGTCAAGCTGTGAAAACTTCAATGGTGCAACGTGGTATTCCTGAAAATAAATTACGGGTAGTACGTAATGGGACTTTGGGAAGTCCTCGGACTCGAAAAATATCAGATTATCAACCTTTAAATTTACAACGTCCTGCGATCGCAACGGTAGCGGGAATGTATACAAGGAAAGGTATCACCGAGTTAATTGCTGCTTTTGAGCAAATTGCCCCAGAGTTTCCCGAAGGACATCTTTATCTAGTGGGAAATGGTCCAGATAGAGAGATGTTTGCAGCCCAAGCCCAAGCAACTTCTGTCAGCAATCGTATCCATTTTGAAGGATTTCAACCGGAACCGCAATGTTATCTCCTGGCTTGTGATATTTTTGTTTTGGCTTCTCACCGAGATCCTTGTCCTCTAGTACTTTCAGAAGCTAGAGAAGCAGGGGTAGCTATTGTTGCTACAGAGGTAGATGGCATCCCAGAAGCATTGGACAATGGAGAAGCTGGAATTTTAGTACCAGCTAAAGATAGTCAAGCCTTAGCTGGAGAATTAGTCAAATTATTGAGTAAACCAGATACACTTCAAGAGTGGAAATATAGAGCAAAGCAAAACCTCGATTGGCTGAATATTGCTCGTGTTCATGAGGAAACATTAGCAGTGTATAGAGAATTGGTGTAA